In Glycine max cultivar Williams 82 chromosome 15, Glycine_max_v4.0, whole genome shotgun sequence, the DNA window CATAGGTTCAAAACATCAGCACGATAAGCATATATAGAAACTTGGTGCAGCTTTTTGCATACAAACAAATACTTCTACTGATTTTCTATGTTTATCATAACCCcacatatatatcatatataataataactaaccCCATAACTCTGTTTATCATAACCACACACACATGATGTCATGAGTAAGAATAACCCATAATATATGTATGGCTTTGATATACAATTATTGACTCCTATTACCTGATCATGTTTTGATGAATAACCACGTACATATGAATATGATGTCATATAGGTAAGAATATATATAACCCATATATAATTTGTTAGTTTCCTTAAAAATATCAGTAGCTAAGATTTAGAtctgtgactttttttttcctttctttattttttttaattacttagtCAAATTTATATCTCCGACCCATATATGACTGactttgataattatttattgagtCCTTATCTGATCATGTTATGGCAAAGAGCCAATAAGGCAATGAAATAATTGTAATTTGATGAAGTTGATGtggatttgaatgaaattgaacaaaataGGACAATGTTGGGTGGGGAGTGGGGCTAGGAGTGCTGGCAGGGGTGTTGGCTTTGGCATTGGCACTCTTCTTGTTGGGAATCAAAAGGTACAGAAAGGAAGGCCCTGCAGGGAGCCCATTCACCAGGCTGGCCCAAGTCTTTGTCGCCGCATCGCGCAAGTGGCGCGTGCAGGCCACGCACGGTCACCACAATTATTGCTATGACGAGGATGAGGAGCATCATGAGCCCCATAATCATCTCCATGTTCAACCCAAAATCCACACTCTCCTCCATACTCATCAATATAGGTGGGTGTCACACTCTTTCTAACTAACTACTAGAACCCTccatgtttttctttccatcatgaagttattattaacaaaaaaagaagaagctatACTTTACGATGTCATAGCCATttcaaaacaataaatgaataactaatttttgtaGGTGCATGAAATACTTTCATCATGTGGTTTATGATTAAGTTGAAGTGGAGGGAATGGTATGATGTTGAAATTGTGGTGGGAAGAGTAAAGTTTGTTGAATagttttgattaaattttttatgcttatatttataatatgctTTTTAGTTAGTTTGATGATAAAGACATTGAGCAAATAAgttaaatttgagtttttttgttAGGGAAGGAGAATAAATATaatgaacatatatataatcaaagtCAACTATCTTCTTAAAAGGAATAAGGAGGTTTTCCAAAAATTTCTGCTCTTCTGAATTGTAAAGGTGAGCTTTAGAAGATAACGCACAtgtaattattgattaaaaaaatagcgattaaaattataataaatattaaatgcatatatatagtaaatttgAAGTTAGTTGCAATCATGGTCATTAGTATACTTTATTAATTATCCGAAATACACTATTCTCACTTTAGAAAAGTGGAATCCTTTCTCATACTCACATGGTAAATGTTATTATATGCATGTAAGCATTTTTAATATCTCGTGTTAATAAGGAGGtctctcttcctctttttctttgcaTCCTTAACACAAGAACAACTTCTATGAACAACAGAGTATTTATACACAAACTAATCAAATGCATAGAtcgaataatattaaaataaccaTAACATAGGTTTCAACATAAGGCTTTAACATAGACTTTACCACCACCTAAAAATAATAGACTTTCATCATTATTTAATACATTCTAAGTATCTAATTAGTTGTAGCACTCATACAAGAATTATTCCCACAAcacttaattactaataatcCATTTGGAGAATTTTTCTAGATAGCTTTTACAATGGAGTCAACTCTGAAACATCAAAACTCATGGGGGCCACACTAGGGTTGGGTCTATGGTTTTGAGTTGATACCAACAACAATTCATTGTGGAACTACTAGACTCTCTTTTTTCCTGCCTTTTTGTTGCTTCAAAGTTGACACTTTCTATTACCACATCATTGCTAAAACGAAATTTAATTGCAACAGATTTTTGGACAAGGCAGCGATCATAGATGAAATTGATGCCAAGACGAAGACAAGAGACCCTTGGAGGCTATGTTCAGTGACACAAGTTGAGGAAGTGAAGCTTGTCCTTCGTTTGATTCCAATATGGCTAAGTTGCTTAATGTTCACTGTTGTACAAGCTCAAGTGCACACATTTTTCATCAAGCAAGGTGCCACAATGGTACGTACCATAGGACCACATTTCCAAGTCCCACCAGCATCGCTCCAAGGCCTAGTTGGAGTCACAATACTCTTTGCTGTGCCATTCTATGACCGTGTCTTTGTGCCACTAGCAAGGAAAATCACAGGGAAACCCACTGGGATAACAGTGCTACAAAGAATTGGGGTAGGACTTTTCTTGTCAATCCTTAACATGGTTGTGTCAGCACTTGTGGAGGCCAAAAGGGTTGGTGTTGCAAAAGAGAGTGGCCTAATTGATGACCCAAAAGCAGTGTTACCAATCAGCATTTGGTGGCTGCTTCCTCAGTACATGATCACTGGGATCTCTGATGCATTCACAATTGTGGGGCTACAAGAGTTGTTTTATGACCAAATGCCTGAGGCACTTAGGAGTTTGGGGGCTGCAGCATACATTAGCATTGTGGGGGTTGGGAGCTTTGTTGGCAACATTGTTATAGTTGTTGTGGAGGGTGTGACATCAAGGGCTGGTGAGAAGTGGCTAGGAAACAACCTCAATAGGGCACACCTTGATTACTTCTATTGGGTCTTGGCAGGGTTGAGTGCTGTTAATTTGTGTGTTTATGTGTGGCTTGCCATTGTTTATGTGTACAAAAAAGTTGATGAGGGTCATCAAACTAGTGACCAACAGGGTTCTAGCCACAAGAAATACAAACCTGGAGTGTGAGGGGAAAAAAAGTTACTGTTTGGCTTCTGATATATGCAGCGAATGCCAAACATACCAAGTCCAAGATGAGAGTTAAGTATAGATTAACATTGTAATTCCAATAAATAGTAATCTTAGTTGCATCTTAGAGAGAGAGGCTAATTGTTTAAAACTAGTTATATTTAgttaaaactataaatatttgAAGGCTTTCTTAAGCATTGTATAAAATCATTAgagttaatatataatttaattctgaAAATGATCATTTGTGATTGTTTAAGTTGACAACTTGAAAGGACTAATTTGTTAACAAATGGCATTTTGGGAAACCAATATTCATAGACTTACATTCTCAAGAACTGAGAAAATACAAATTGCTACTTTTGAAAAACCAAATTAcacaacaataattttaaaatgaagtaTATTGCAAAATTGGACTACATTAACATTAGTATTagatataatattgttattcttCAAGAGCTACGCCAATGAGTGTTTGAAAACAAGTCATTAAGATATGTTAACAATATTAATACTGGATAtaatattcttcttttaaaagttatatttatcagtgtattatttagacaaaattatatttttggtccacttaattgttttaaattttaattttagtctctctttaaatttatttaccaatTTAGTTCcttaattatgttaaatgtGATTCCTAAgctcatatttaaatattaattatcataaaaaaacattaattctaATATTTGTGTGTTCTCCTCCAATCAAAAATACTGCATGTTTATTAGTAACTTTAGACAACAAGAAATAGACAataaatggatttgaaaaagttgaaATCAGATTATCAAAAAGTACATTAAAGCAACTCGATGCAACATATACTAAATGTGTGTGTTGTTCTCGTTTAAATTTGTGTTAAAATTGGACTACTTTAATCTCAATACTGATATTACATTCTTCTtctgacaattttattttttttcagaacttaaataaatgacttgaTCTAAGAAGACAATAAATAGACAATCAATATGTTTGGTATTAAATCACAATAAGGTGAAAACAATCTAGAATAACAtagaacaaatatatatttttcattttccgaACATAAATGCGAGCACCCACTACCTAAATAACATACCtaatcttaatatttatttcaagaagtaacattaaaataacatatttgagTTAGAGTTATAGTTATTAAAATTGGATAAGGCTCGATGAGTTGGGAAAGTTCCACCGGGACCCAATGTCTAGGGCGGTTGGTTAAGATGtaggaacaaaaatataaacaatttgGTCGGGTTTGTTGAAATCTAATGACTCCAATTGAGTTTTCAGTTCCTATAACAAATTATTAACcgttaattattaaatgatatatataatatgttcctataatatttttttatcttgataacaatatataattaattattatcatattgattataatataatataatatttatgtgttatatttttattagaatttttatgGTCATTGGGTGACTTTTATATTTAGTAttggaaaacaatttttttaatgataatacatataaaataattatagtaataaatgattatataatatttataatttgatcatgataataaatttaatttctgaatataaaaatataaattgattatattttattagatatattatattttaattttttaatgtatatatcAAATCAATATAAATGATCTATCAATTAAATCTTTGACTCACTGATTTAATCCGTCCATGATGGAATCCATTTTCATAAAACGTGTCAGAATATAAAGGATATCTATACCAAACTTGTTAGAGTAAGTAAAGGTATAGGCAACCAAcccaagtttaattttaaatttttattatgaaacaTGAGTATGAGAAGCTTTTGTATCTGCAAACTCACAATTTAAATAGTGTCGCGATAAAGAAGCATTTCACATAATGGTCTTTTTCAAGCCTTTCTCACTAACTGTTGTTACTAATTATTGCATAGTGTCATATTAAACTTCACAAATTAACCTATATGTGACATTAGATAAAGCAAAAACCTAAAAGTTTTTGCGAAAACTGTCAATTATTACCCGCTCATGgtctatgttatttttttttttcttttacagaatctctgttaaaagttaaaactatatttttctcctattttttaatttatattgcaAACAATCACACACAACTCTTTTCGCCATATATTCCGAACGAAACTTTTATCGTCAAAAGCTCTTTTATTTCACGAATTCAGATATTTTATgacaaactaattttttttaattcaatttataatcatacaaaaaaaaactctaaaaaatataaaggaatcAAATCTGACATAGCTAAATTTAAAGCGTCCCTAGTAGGAGCATCTTTAACGGATACTTTAACGGGCAAAGCAAGTGATAATTGAGCAAAGAGACACGCCAACTTTGTTCCTACagctttttatgattttatctaTGTGCAgctaaaagcataaaaaagggTGTGATATATATCACAATggttcttaaaattataaacattaattaatttcatttcatttctgaAATTATCAAATGGCGATTATTTAAAAAGAGACTTTCATTGATTAATAACTTCATAAACTAAAATGGCTGTCacttaataatttaagaaattaaaataatatttttataatcttaaaattaattaatttagtttctgAACTAGTTGCagatgttttatattattaaaaacttCATAAACTTATCAACAAATCATTACTTCAACTAAAACTAGACTCAAATCCtttaattaaaagagaaaaaaaattatacattaataatataattttcttttaccaattatcaattaaaacacATTATGGAGAGTAAgtttaagtttattaatttttaaaataatttaaaaaatatatttataataaatgaaaatataagattGTTTTACATTATTCGTATGAGCATTAAGCTATAACTAAAATTCATTCTCAACTTtttttgatttaaataaataatcgaCAAAATCACGAAATGGTTCATATTAATAACATAGTTaccgaaaataaaaaagataatacatcatt includes these proteins:
- the LOC100791362 gene encoding protein NRT1/ PTR FAMILY 5.4 encodes the protein MADGSSSNTKSNSLILHHPTNLKGGWNAAIFIIFVEFAERFAYQGLASNLIQYLTNVLNEPITQAAKDVNTWVGASSLFPLLGGFIADSYLGRFNTILLSSVIYFVGMVFLTLSVSALKHKFLFFLALYVLAIGDGGHKPCVQTFAADQFDEDTPEEKDAKSSFFNWWYLGIVAGSTASVFVVIYLQDNVGWGVGLGVLAGVLALALALFLLGIKRYRKEGPAGSPFTRLAQVFVAASRKWRVQATHGHHNYCYDEDEEHHEPHNHLHVQPKIHTLLHTHQYRFLDKAAIIDEIDAKTKTRDPWRLCSVTQVEEVKLVLRLIPIWLSCLMFTVVQAQVHTFFIKQGATMVRTIGPHFQVPPASLQGLVGVTILFAVPFYDRVFVPLARKITGKPTGITVLQRIGVGLFLSILNMVVSALVEAKRVGVAKESGLIDDPKAVLPISIWWLLPQYMITGISDAFTIVGLQELFYDQMPEALRSLGAAAYISIVGVGSFVGNIVIVVVEGVTSRAGEKWLGNNLNRAHLDYFYWVLAGLSAVNLCVYVWLAIVYVYKKVDEGHQTSDQQGSSHKKYKPGV